GAAGACGCCGCTGTTAAAGAGCAACCTGTTTATTCTGGGGATGATATGGGGGTCCTTTTGAGCATGGCTCAGAATTAGGCAGTCCTTATCACGATTTAAGTCGCGATGAGGTCCTGTCTCAGCATTGTCTCATCAAGAAATTCTCAAAAAAAACCGATCAGCCTAGTGACCAAGGAGATTAAATGTTTCCATACACTAGGGCCGCGATATTACTCCCGCTTCTAACAACTCTCACAGCTTGTGCGACTTTCACGTCGAATGACTCGGACAAAGCTCCTTATTACGAAGCTTCTTTTGATGATAAAAATAGAGCGCCCGCTTCTTTTGCTCCTTCGGTCGTTGCACAAGATGGAAGTGGCACTTTGGATCCTCTCTACATGCGCACTCAAGCGGATTACTACTTCGCGATGGGTGAAGCCTACAGTCTTGATGGCAATTCGGCAAAAGCGGTTGAGTCTTTTAAGATGACCTTGGTTTACGATCAGGAATCTCCAGCGGTGAACATGCGTTTGGCGGCGGAGTACTTAAAGCAGGGTTTGATTTCTGAGTCTTTGGCGCAAGCTGAAGAAGCCGTGAAGAAAGATCCGAAGAGTGTTGACGCTCACTTGTTGGTGGGTGGTTTGTACTCTTCATTGAAGCTTTATCCAAAAGCATTGGCGGAATACAACACTGTGATGAAGTTGCAGCCAACGAACACAGAGGCGCCACTTTACATTGGTGCTTTGTATTCAGAGCAAAAGCAATCCGACACAGCAGTAAAGTATTTTGAATCCTTGGCGAAAAATCCGGATTATACGACACCGTATCTTGCTCACTACTACATCGGTCGTGTGCGTGCGGAACAACCAGAGGCAAAATATCAAAAGGCTGCAGAAGAGTCTTTCAAAAAGGCTTTGCAGTTAAAACCTGATTTTGTCGACGCGGTTCTTTCTTTGGGAATGCTTTACACAAAGCAAAAGAAAGAAGACAGAGCGATTGCAATGTATCGTGAGTATCAAAAAGAAAATACTCCAAGCCCTAAGATCGCAGAAATCTTGGCGCAAACTTTCATTGAGCGTGGCGACTACGAAAAAGCCTATGAGCAATTGGAAGTGGTGGAGAATGAATCTGATGAGCCGCTCAATGTTCGCATGAAGATGGCTTTGATTTTGATTGAACAAAAAAAATACGACCTTGCAGCGAAGAAATTGGAAGATGTTCTTAAAGACGCTCCGGATTCT
This region of Bdellovibrio sp. BCCA genomic DNA includes:
- a CDS encoding tetratricopeptide repeat protein: MFPYTRAAILLPLLTTLTACATFTSNDSDKAPYYEASFDDKNRAPASFAPSVVAQDGSGTLDPLYMRTQADYYFAMGEAYSLDGNSAKAVESFKMTLVYDQESPAVNMRLAAEYLKQGLISESLAQAEEAVKKDPKSVDAHLLVGGLYSSLKLYPKALAEYNTVMKLQPTNTEAPLYIGALYSEQKQSDTAVKYFESLAKNPDYTTPYLAHYYIGRVRAEQPEAKYQKAAEESFKKALQLKPDFVDAVLSLGMLYTKQKKEDRAIAMYREYQKENTPSPKIAEILAQTFIERGDYEKAYEQLEVVENESDEPLNVRMKMALILIEQKKYDLAAKKLEDVLKDAPDSDKVRFYLAAVYEETHQHEKAVKEYRKIPVSSTYYGESVVHAAYLLKGLNKLDEALEVAAKGLKDRQDQPQVYAMYASLLDEKDDFKGAAKVLEQGLEKFADNAQLRFYYGTINDRLGNKDVVVTEMQKVLELDPNHVQGMNYLAFTWAEMNVHLPDAEKLARRALELEPKDGYVLDTLGWILFKQAKFTESIKFLEAAHKYQSTVSIIAEHLGDAYYKQAMVDKAKKMYRKAADLETDKKKVEEIRNKIFAIEKQELTNPRLPASTTDVPIAEHATQDK